A single genomic interval of uncultured Desulfobacter sp. harbors:
- a CDS encoding nitrogenase component 1 produces MGGAFKAFSLIKALKTLGMEVVLAGSQTGTQEDYEVLRQMCNEGTVILDDSNPLELAKYSVEKDADLFIGGVKERPIAYKMGIGFCDHNHERKIPLVGFEGMVNFAKEVHGTVTSPVWDLVPRRQKPAGKEGAI; encoded by the coding sequence GTGGGCGGCGCGTTCAAGGCCTTCTCCCTGATCAAGGCATTAAAAACCCTGGGCATGGAAGTGGTTCTGGCCGGCTCCCAGACCGGCACCCAGGAAGATTATGAGGTGCTCAGGCAGATGTGTAACGAGGGCACCGTCATTTTAGACGACTCAAACCCGCTGGAGCTGGCCAAGTATTCCGTTGAAAAGGATGCCGACCTGTTTATCGGCGGCGTCAAGGAACGCCCCATTGCCTATAAGATGGGCATTGGGTTCTGCGACCATAACCATGAACGCAAAATTCCCCTGGTGGGATTTGAAGGCATGGTCAATTTTGCCAAAGAAGTCCACGGAACCGTGACAAGCCCGGTATGGGATCTGGTTCCCCGACGGCAGAAACCGGCCGGAAAGGAAGGTGCGATATGA